TCGGAAGATGTCCACCCTCTCCGGTGAGATGACTTGCGTTTCTACCTGGTTGAGAAGTTTGTCACCCTTTTTTCCCAGCAAAGTAATATTACGCAACTTGAAGCTTtccattctttttctacctcgaATTCGATGGCGTCTCTCCTTTTTGGTCGCCAGGACTCTTACCCTCCACGGTGTcactccctttttaaggttttgtgtaaacacaaaaccttattaaaatcggtttactgtctgtctgtctgtctgtctgtctgtccgtctgtctgtctgtctgtccgtcacacgcatttttctcgcagacggttgcagcgattgacaccaaatttggtggaaagctgggaactgtgaacgctcacgcatacagtgaattacatcttttaatgacgaatttaagggggggtccccatacatgcaaaaggggggtggaaatttttttttcatcaaatatagtcatgtggggtatcaaattaaaggtctcggttagtacttttcgaacacggtcttagttttgacatttgttgaaaaggtggggagggcgggggattgaaagtgaccattcctttacgggggccattctcagaaactacccaaccaaaaaatctgaaaaaaaatcaagaggctgccactatatggtgcctgggctccgaaataccttccatactgatatctgcacaaataaagttaataatagtatattactataatttttagtaattcgctgcaagactccccttaatttcatgctaggaccacgaaatataggatataacatagagcatgatcttaccaagtttggtggaaatcgcactattactaacaaaattataatacgtcaaagttgtcgcttctttgctaattcaagactatgaatgtcaatatcatccgaaagtggatattctcacataatatatgcatatattacgtgctacgtactaagaaatacacaaaacctttcgtacctgaagcgtccagcttccggtttcccgacttgttcactaTTAGTCACATTCTACGTTGGGAGAATGggcctttctactttttcagtCGTAAATCCGGGCTTCTTGCAAAGGGATTTATAGTGCAATCTACCATTTTAGCTGCCAAAAGCGGTGAGTGTGGTGCATTGGTCCTTTTAACATTGTTGGCTATTGCCGGTTATATCGTCGTAATTGTTGTTTATGTTGTCATTGCATTTTGTGTCCCAGCTATCTCTGCTAGAAAGTGCAGTCGCCTTAAATGATCGAGCAGAGAGTTCACAcgaaggttgatacaaatccttATGGGAGTTTGTATTCAGAATAGGGATCAGGCGCTAGTCAGGTGCCCGTCTCAACTGAGCCTGCACGCTCATCTTAATAGTGTCATACCTTTGAACGTACTTGCAGCCCTGCCAAGATAATAATCGAGACGGAGGCCGATGTAACATTGACTTGAAAGCCGTTTCCACAAAATGTCACTCTGGTATAGTAAGGTAGCAGAATACCACAGCTGTCAGCTCATGTGCAACTTATTATGCTGGGAGCCCCAGATTTTCACAAAATAACACCCAATCCGAGGATGGAAGTCATGGCATTCAATTAGGGATACACTTAATAATTACGGGCAGTGGTGGAATTGCGTAAGCACAaatgataaaatttcaaagtctAAAATGGATAATTAATTTGGAAGATAATTTTTGTTAATACTAATATCTCTATAAAATCAACAGAAATGCAGTATTTCAGGGATCAACTGTCCCTAACTCAGTGTTTTATTGCTTTGTTAGATAAATTTTGAGCAAGGAGACAGTTAGTCCCcgtgtgtatttattttaaaaaattattagccaataaaggaaattATCTTCCAAATCAGTTATTTTCTTAAACTTTGACTAACTAGCCACCTCCTAACTCAAACCACTAAAAATGGAGCAGCTCCAAAGGAAGTTGGCGGCATTGGAACTCCACGAAGCTTTGGAGTCACGAGGTCTTAACGTTAACGAACAAGATCTCTAATGTGGTTCTACAGCCATTATTGAAGCGTATCAAGGAATACCTGGAACATCAGGCGGTGTAGTTGATAGCAGTATACTAAATCTACCGCAAACATTGTTGAAACACCGAGGAAAAGCATCTATAAAGCGGCAAAATGAAAAAATGGATAAAGCAATGAAACGGCAAGAGAAAGGCAAAAACGACAAAAAAAAGCTGCAAAATGACAAGAATAAATTGCGAAAGACTTGAAATGCCAAAGCGAtaagaaaaatggaagaaatagcaaaaagaaagaggaaaacATACTGAAGCGTCAGAAAGATTTTAAGAATTTCAAGAATGCTATGGAAATAAAAAGTTTCGAGAAAATACGATTCGAAAGATGACCTGAACCCAAAGTTTCAGAATTTGCAAGTAAGTATGGAACGCGTATCAGCGCAGATAGAGAAACTAAAACAAAGGGTGTACAGGATAGAGCATTGTAGTTGAGAACAacattgtattttatttttaaatttcagtTTAAAATTGCTTCCGGAAAAAACCACTGGAGTGACGGTGATTCTGTTGCTGCATTAGTAGTGGGACTGAAATAAGGAGCAACAGAAGTATTGCAGGCAATTCCcaaaaacaaaggaaattaTTATGCAATAACCATGACAGCCTTGCATCACCACTGGACGATGGCTCTGTACTATGTCAACTCAGCTTCTACagaagaagaaagtgggttGATATCAACAACCCCCGTTCCAGTAAACAAAGTCGAGCGACCGTGATTTtccaactcagctgtgaatgagtacctgaatcaaatcaggataataatcttgtgcgggcgcaatgctgaacacattgcctcctaaggagtactgtaatcctatagtgtaccgttacggtcttcaacaGGGTTACggttctaacatacttcaaggccctgatccaatactgTATctttctcggtcatagcttcgatatgGATGtcacacttgtctaatccaaactccatccgaatatcacggctgaacgtgtctactattcgcaacagatttctaaggtggtcgttagtaccagcatacaacttgttGTGTATGTTAGTCCgcatttagcacgtaggccgTACTTtaatgcaaaaccatgccctctagcatcattcagtagccatgaaagtggattcagtgccatgcaaaaccagagATGACTAaaagaatccccctggaagatgccgtatatggatgggctctgaggtattggcgccctcagatgaaggcactgataaggtggtatgcaacCTTTCCATCACTGGCACCAAAAACTTTACTAATTtcgaatcaatgcgatacagatgtaggacatcgattagccaggtatgcgggacgctgtcgaaacCCTTGCCATAAAGGAtatagcaattaaagaggtttctttggcctctagttgcttgtcctacaactacctacCTATCTACCGAACTCAGCATGTTGTTGTATTCGAGGTGCACATTAacgcttccactaataatggacgttatgaatttgcgcagggttggtaagcaagtaatcgatcttgtgTCCGGGGATCCTGCAGCGTGTCGTTTTTAGGGTTAAGGTAGGTAGTCCCTGCAGtgagaaagggtggaaattcttctGGCCTAACAtcggcaaaattcatgccaagcgtagtggcatggcgagtgccttcggcggtgatcgtCGCGTATGTTATATTcaggacacgtctggaatgtctttcgccataccgtcgtaaccgaatGCATACGACCGaaattttctgctttagtgGGTGCAGAATTTCAACTAAGGGTGTTTCAATGGGGATGTCATAGTTCCTGTAAGccatctgcactttattctttacACGTCTGCTGGgattgccagagctgatttaAATCGGCCTAGTAATGTCCTGCCTCAGACGAAATTTCCATGATGGATCTCGTCGGTCACTCAAagtaataacacgaaagcgaatcttctgaccgcgcAATCTGACGCCCGTAACTGTACCACAATTCACAAGTGATTGCAGCTGCAGCAGCaatatatcagcacacagtcgagatgcaatctcatcactgATTGgaaatagaattctcggagatgCTGGAGAtggatagagcctgggaatacctggtttattcaaaggatccattttcgaaaattctatacacgctctttggaattcgttctgaacctcagcggaaaactcagctggatggtggagaagagtgtttcggcgagtactgaaactgttgcctgcagtgcggcggggtgttgttgatgccgcacctctgcccccatcgaatctcggtcaccagtttccacgatgacctcaagtcgaacatgctCCCTGATGATGACAGGGAGTATGTTGCTGCGAGTTAtcaagcggtactggtctgcgactcgctgtacaatcacgtgcgcgaattgtgggaaacgctcgacaaatctttggcgcaacaaggggcggtaagatgttatacccgcccTCGCcgctatttcgtagtaggagaggatgatgaagaggcccctttcttcagtccacttcatccgctgtctaCACGAACCTGCTGAAATGGTTGCCACCGTTTGTGCGAAACAGTTTCAGCAGGCAGAGAAACAcgcctggtcgtcgtggcacctagacgtcgaaccaccccacgactagcggtttcgacgccgtgttgTTTGTGTTACGAGAGCCCGATCTAGTCACTAAGTCAGACGTTCCCGCCGATTTTCCGTACCGGacctctccttcttctcattagatagatttgcattttataccagaTGtaatgatagcttcctcagtaagtAATCTACAaggctgcaaagttcctgcacgtTACTCACCTACCGCCTGAGACGCTgcagtggcgtacagccattcagactgaagctatccatcccttctcctttcacaaccgggtttgGGACCGGCTATGGCGGAgtttaattatttaataatttcttcttaGGAATGTTTCTCTTTCTTcattttccctttttctttttgtacgtGTTCGATGAACGAACCactacaaagaaaaaaaaaacagatcaaAAAGCTTCTACGCCACCTCCTCAAGAAACACTGATGGCTGAAGGTACACTCTGTACCTTGGAATAGAATTCCTCGAGAACGTGAAAGTTTTCCGCGATGAAGAAGCCTTTCTAGTTTATGCAATTTTGCACGCTTGCAAATTAATTGCACACATGAATAGCAAAACAAACGTCAAGCACTCGCGTCCCATCCAATAGCTCTCGCGGAAACAAAAGCATCATCTCACGGATGACCACCACCAAAAACCATTATGATTGATTCACGCCTCACCAGCTGTTCCTCCTGTCTGCTTGCTCGAAGAATTCAAAAAACAAACTCCCCCTGTCCAGCTGACCAGCTGTCCATCCAATCAATCGGTGTCGGTCCTGATTCCGCGGCTTTAAACTTCAAGATCCAGTAATTGGGaaagcaaaaaaatgtttaaaaagagggaatattacatattattgaatgcattttcttggtagaTTGACCCTGTAAAAGTCCCATTCCTAAACACTATTGCACTCCTTTCACTCCTTCTTCTCCACCTTCCGTCATCTAAACCATCTACACTGATTAGAGATTTTTTTGCAACCTTTTCTTCAGGTGAAACCCATTAGCAACgcaatcgtttttttttaatttagattCCATAATTATAAGCCTAGATTAAGTTAGCTGCTTAGTGTTCTTAGgttgaagattttttaaatttgtgatGTCCACTActgattaataaaaaaaaattgtttgaaaaaaatgaaaaccagGATTTTTCATAGTGATGTCAATTTGATGATGAACGTAAAAACAGCGGGCTTCTTTTTTAACACACTATGAGGGTTAACACGAAAACCCAGTTCACCTAGTGAATCTTTTAATGTGTAACATGTCAGTAATCTTTTAATTCGTCTCCGTCATCGTGCAAATTTCCTTGTAATTATTAACATTTGTATTATTCAAAAGTCAGTTAAGTTCGCACCGCAATTGATCTACAATGACGCAAGTAGCCCCAAAGAACAAATTTGATTATTCCGTTCAATCTAACATCCATGAAGAGAATTTGAGTTGCGATAGGCATTCATCGTTGTCAGTATCTCCATTGAAAGAAAATGTCTTAGAAGAAATACAAAATACGAAAATGTGTAGCACAATGGAGTTACCGGAAGATCTCAGACGGGTTGTGGAGACGGTTTTGTCCGAATCTTCCAAACCAATGGCTCAAATCAGAATAGATGAATCTTTGGCAAATATACCCAATGTGGAAATCAAAGTAAACTTGGTATCCCGGCCCCGTTTCGCTCTTTTAAAAAAGTATTCGAAAACTGTTATTCGAGAAAAAAAGGTTTTCAGAGTAATTGGTCCGAAATCGGTGGTAATTGATGTGCTCCAGAAGCGTGGATGGATACACGTTTTTGAAAGTCACTATAAAAGCAATAGGAATTGCAAATTCGACCTTAGTTATTCGGAGGCCATACTGTCTCTCCCTAACATCATTCCAGATGAAGGATTCTATGAATATTGGAGTCGATGTGAGAAAATAATATTATCTTTACTTTGCGTACAAGCGCCTATAAATTTAATATGGTCGAATTTGAGATGGGTAGACACGAAGCTCCTTATTGCACTCAATGATCCAGACGTGATACTGAACAAAATCGGAGAACCTTATTTCACACCAAAGAATATCCTTGCAAAAACCTTGCGCACCGGACATTGGTTTTCTCAAACTGACGCTGCAAAGGTGCACTTTCCAAGGACATATCTAGTCTCTGAAGAAGTAGAACTGGAGATTTTTGAAAACGATTATCACATAACAGCTTGTTTAGGATTTCTTAAATTTATCGTGGAAAAAACTGAGAAAGGAGGTATCAATAGTTTATTCAACGAATACGCATGGCATATCCCTTTTTCCACATTCGAATTTGCCATGAAGCAAGTTACCGAACTTGTGAAGTTCGACCGGGATGACTCTGCAACTGGAAGAAATATCGTAAAATGGGACTGGGAATCATTCATTTCTTATCATCTACTACTCACATCGCCAGGAAGCACAATTATACAGGCTCCACCAGGAAAAGATATTGAGAAAATTATtaggaaaactaaaaaaatcatcTCTGAAGTAAGTTTGGTTGCTCCTGACCGCAATATCGATGGCAGTCGAAATATATGGATTTTGAAACCGAAACATTCGCAATGTGGCAAAGGCATTGTTCTCTCGAATAGATTGGATAACATTAGACAAGCTGTATCTAAAGATTATCTAGTGCAAAAGTATATAGGTGCGTATTGTGATCCAATTTAACGAACTTCTAAAACTCATGAATGCAGTTCAGATCTATAcaattttttaccatatattACACTATATATCGTAGAACGACCACTGTTGATCCTCAATGCCAAGGGTGACATTCGGCAATTCCTACTTGTGACCAGCATATTACCATTAAAAATTTGGATGTATAAGGAATGCTATGTGCGGCTCAGCACACAAGTCTTCAATTTGGATAATTTAGACCCTGCCATCCATGTCACCAATTTCAGTGTACAAAAAGACTACGTAGTTGATCCACGTCGTAACCCACAGCTACCAACGTACAATATGTTGGACACTAAATCATTTCAGAGGTACCTTCAAATCATTGGTAAACCAAAGGCCTGGCGGCAGAGAATTTATCCAGGGATGAAAAGGACAATTATAGCATGTCTCCTAGCCAATCAAGAACATTTCATACAAAAGCCTAATAATTTCGAATTATTTGGAGCCGACTTCATTGTGGACGAGGACTGTACACCCTGGCTATTGGAAATCAACCAAAATCCTCACTTGGCTCCGTCAACACCAGTTACGGCGAAATTATGTCCTCAATTAGTAGAGGATGTATTTAAAGGTAGAAACTCGTATTACGCTATATAAGGTAGAGAAGAATACAACTAAGCTAACGTGTTGCTATTTCCAGTGGTTTTAGATCGGAAAGAAAATCCCCGGGTAGACACAGGAAGTTTCGAACTTATCTACAATCAGTCCGTAACATCCATACCTcggaataaaaaatatttcttcatacaAGGGCAACGCTTTTCCCACGATACCATTCGACGCGAAATGTACCAGCATTTAGCGTCCTTAGCAAACCCTTAATAGAAGTACCGCAATATTGTATATATTAAATGTCGTTGAAGAGATGTGGGAAGTGGAGACGTTGCTTTATGATTTAATAGGTATATCATATTTTAATCGACATACATTTATGTGGAACTTTTAACATTTCTCATTATTTTATCCACATTTGTGGTCTAAATCAGGCTTCTGGTTAAATTTATGTATATTTACATCAGTaaataatttttatgttattcgCCGTCGAGTTTCATTTTCTTATTATGTTTAATAACTCCGGGAGGAAATCGGAAGAGAACATCTTCAAAAAGATACCCAATTCACTGGGCAGTGTatgatttttacccattaaaaagCTCAACCTATCAGACCCACCACCAATATTAAGCAAATTGACTAGTGATTTTCTCACCGAATTAAAACAATCAGAAAAGTCAATCATCAtccttgataatttctcataaTTTACGTGGATTATTACACCATTGGTGCATGCGACCATGAGGTTTCATCCTTTTTGGCTAACAAGGGGTTGTATGATTTAAAACAATCTCCAACTCCTAACTTCCATGATGACGCAGGAGTTGATTATGCCTAACTACGATAATCGCGCCATTCTCGTCTCCTCTGCTTCTCTCAACCTGCACCGGGTCCGCCCCACCATGCCATTAACTGCATTCCAGTTTTCCTGGCACACAAGCATTTTCTCAATTAAACTTTCCAGTGTTACTGAACCcctcaatgtctcctctagactcttcctttcctttgcGGATCTAATCGCAGCTACGACAGTTGGGTATGGTATCCACCATGACCGCTGTACCCAGTGTTAAAATACCCGGAAAACAGCTTCAATCCTGAGCTACATACGCAAACGTATTGAAATCAAATGCTCAAGAGGAACGTTATGATTATAAACAACAGCAAAACCTAGAAGGATTGGTTATATTCCTTGTCGCAATCTTTAAACCAATTTATAAACTCCATGCAAGCAATGATGCAGGAACTAATTCGCAACCAAtcgcaaatgcttctaattttACTCAATAAATGAGAACCCTTAAAATCTGCCATTGCAATGCAAACGGTATTAACCAACACAAATTCGAATTGGAGTGCTTCCTCAATAACAACGAAATAGATATAATACTCATCTCTGAAACACACCTAATggataaaaacaatttttgcaaCAAAGGATTCACATTCTACGATATGAAACACCTTGAAGGTAAGGCTCATGGTGATACTGCTATTCTTATAAAATCACATCTCAACCATTATATCGTTGAAAACTATCGTACCAATTACCCGCAAGCGACATATATTCGAGTAACAGAGATGTCCGGTGAAATACCCATATCATCAATCTATTGCcctccaaaattcaaaattagttCCAAACAATTTCGGGACCTTTTTCAACTCTGGGCAATAGATTCATACCTGCGAGAGATTACAACTCGAAATATACTCACTGGGGCTCCTGACTAGTCAAACCAAAAGGTAAGGAAATTCAGAATGTTCTGAGTGGCACAAAGGAATacgatttcatttcatttgggCACccaacctacctacctacctaccgatCGCCGTAAAATATCCGATCTCATCGATTTCGGAATTACGAAAGATATTCGTCGGGAAACAATTTCAACTGAACCATGTTACCGACTTTCATCCGATCATTCTCCTGTCATCATTCACATGTTTGGACAGCGTTCCAGAGGAAGTGAACCAGAAGCTCTACAAACTGGTTGAaatatcagaaatatataagttcTCACTTAGTCAATGGAATGTCTCTGAATACTAAGTGTGACATTGGCCTAGCTattggaagtttcaccaacacccTCTGCCTAGCTGCACGACTACAAGACCAAACCAAAGAGTAGCCTATCGATACAAGCCCCCGGCGCGTATCCTAGAAATGATtcacaaaaaatcaaaatctgaGACGTGCATGGTAAACATATTGTTCTCTAATACTAAGAGCCCAACTGTCAGAGGCAACAAAAGACCTATGAAAAGCTTTGAACGATAGAAACCAGCAGAGTATGCTAAATTACCTCAGAGGTTTAACTTCGACAGATCTGAAAAGACCGAAACAATATTCACCACCCTCACGCCTAGGAAATGGTAACTGGGCCCGAAGCGATGCTGAAAAAACTGCTGCACTGGTAACTCATTTCGAAAGCGTTTTTACACCCAACCTAGTGAAAAACGAAATTCAACTTCCGCGACCAAAACGAACCTCCGCTTCAAAGTTAAAAACCCTGCTCGCATCATCAGAGAACTCAATCCTAAAAAAACATGTGACCACGACAAAGTTACAAGCAAAATGGTCAAAGAGCTCCCTCTCCTTGCTTCAGGCATCTGATTGAGATTTTCAACGCGATGACACATATTGGTCACTTCCCGAACTTGTAGAGAACTTCTATTATAATTACAGTCGCAAAGTCGGGAAAAGATTCGACGCAAGTAGCATCATACCGCCCGGTAAGCCTGCTTCCTATCTTATCAAATGTATTTGAAAAACTACTGTCGCAAGTCGAAATATAATCCTTGACCGTTCACCGTATCGTTTCGGCAATAAAACAAGCTTTCAACCAAAAAAATACTGTTCTGCCGTCTTTCTCAATATTGCCCAGGCTTTCGACAAAGTGTAGCACAAAGTGCTATTGTACAAGATCAGAAAAATTTTACCAACGAATATGTATGATGTTTTGAAGTCCTATACAAAAGGTCGATCGTTCCGATTAAGATACAAAAGCTTCACATTCAAAGATCTTCCTATCAAAGGAAGTGTGACCTAGGAAAGCATACTAGGGCCATTATTATATGGGCGATCTACCAGTTGACGATAATCTGATTATACCTATGTTCGCGGACGACACGGTGATTCTTAGGTCTCATAAAATCCCTGAAGATGCCTCCAAATCcctgaaattttatttgaaaacactTGAGCAGTGGCTAATGACTATCACATTACATTTATTCTGAATTGGAAAACATGCCCGCCCATTTCGTTAAATGAAATCGACACCCCACAAACTGACAATGTCAGATATCTTGGCTTCCACTTCGATCGACGTCTTACTTGGAAAAGACACATCAAAGCTAAATGAACGCAAATGCaacaaaaagtaaaaagtatCTACTGGTTAATCAACCGAAATTCTAGTTTAGCACTCGATAACAAGTTGCTCTTATACAAGTCTATAATTAAACCTATCTAGACCTACGAAATTTAGTTATCGAGTGCAACAAAAATTTCGAACATCAAACTGCTCCAACAATTCCAGTTGAAGATTGGTTCATCAAGAATAGTAGCTTACATCTAGATCTAATAACTCTTCTCGTAGATGACGAAATACTtaataaaactaataaatatCGACAAAAACTGAAAGACCACcccacccaaatattcttgccaAAAATCTGTTAAATAATTCTTATTGAAATTGTGAAAGTCAATCTATCCTTTACCTTAGAATACTGTTAAAGTTAGCCTTTTAATAATCAGAAATTCCAAACGCCAGGGAGGAATTTACGTTTCCTTCTTTAGTCAATAAGATTCAATTATACTGTTAGTTCTGCAAAAAGCGGAAgttacaataaaaaaataaaggagcaaaaaaaaagcaaaaaaaatgtcCGCTGAGAAACTGCGAGAAATAATAGTTTATTTCACCATGCGTTGTCTacgtccacaccttgatgctgtcCACCCTTTTCCACCCGTTTCCATTGttgctgccacctgcttaaAGATTTCTCTCTTTACCGTGGGAAGTGTTAACGTGtcaatcagaggaagaatcgggcCATCATAGATGCGCGTAATCTCGTCGGTCAAAATTTCGATCGGCATCATTGCGGCTACCGCGTAAGCCGATGGTTCTAAAACCGCGCTGTATGCAATGCAACTGCCCAAATTTCCACTAAGTAGAACAGTATAGAGCTCATAACTCTAGCTATGAACAACCTATCGGGTATATCGTGGACCTCAACATTTGGCATCAGCCTTATCAGAGCCATGCATATCGGCTTGAAATTCCGCCTTGCATCCATCATGTCTCCAATGTATTTCattgctggttttgaagtgacgatatgcttccccattctgctAAAAGTAGTGGTTCCCTTAAAACGGTTCGTGATAAGCAGTACTCCGCGAGTGCAAGAATTGCAtttttcagccacttctttatagcaatgATTTCTTCGAatgaatacaattccacatCCACGAGATATTTTGCGACAAGAATCACTTCCATGTCTAAGGCGTAATCCATTTTTGTGGGATCGCTGGCAAATGGGatgttgaggacatcattatccATATTCCACAATAGCGGTCTCAAAACAGAGCCTAGTGGAACACCCatggagacaatgtattctctgGATCCATTGTCTGCCTTGGACCGAAGCTTTCTATCTGTTAAATAGCTGTCGGCGAGCACAGTTAACTAGCTGCCGGCGAGCACAGTTAACTAGCTGGGTATACCAATCCCCGCTAAAGACCTCCTTATATGGTTCCAACTAACCGAGTTGAACGCACtttgcacgtcaagggtaatcactgCACCACACTTGCTAATGCCACCCTTTCCGTGCATCACATTTTCAACCAAGGCGGTGACCAGTTTCATGACATCGACAGTTGATCTGCccgtacggaagccgaattgtcggttTAATAAGTC
The window above is part of the Hermetia illucens chromosome 3, iHerIll2.2.curated.20191125, whole genome shotgun sequence genome. Proteins encoded here:
- the LOC119651859 gene encoding tubulin glycylase 3A-like isoform X2, translated to MTQVAPKNKFDYSVQSNIHEENLSCDRHSSLSVSPLKENVLEEIQNTKMCSTMELPEDLRRVVETVLSESSKPMAQIRIDESLANIPNVEIKVNLVSRPRFALLKKYSKTVIREKKVFRVIGPKSVVIDVLQKRGWIHVFESHYKSNRNCKFDLSYSEAILSLPNIIPDEGFYEYWSRCEKIILSLLCVQAPINLIWSNLRWVDTKLLIALNDPDVILNKIGEPYFTPKNILAKTLRTGHWFSQTDAAKVHFPRTYLVSEEVELEIFENDYHITACLGFLKFIVEKTEKGGINSLFNEYAWHIPFSTFEFAMKQVTELVKFDRDDSATGRNIVKWDWESFISYHLLLTSPGSTIIQAPPGKDIEKIIRKTKKIISEVSLVAPDRNIDGSRNIWILKPKHSQCGKGIVLSNRLDNIRQAVSKDYLVQKYIERPLLILNAKGDIRQFLLVTSILPLKIWMYKECYVRLSTQVFNLDNLDPAIHVTNFSVQKDYVVDPRRNPQLPTYNMLDTKSFQSRLHCGRGLYTLAIGNQPKSSLGSVNTSYGEIMSSISRGCI
- the LOC119651859 gene encoding tubulin glycylase 3A-like isoform X1 — encoded protein: MTQVAPKNKFDYSVQSNIHEENLSCDRHSSLSVSPLKENVLEEIQNTKMCSTMELPEDLRRVVETVLSESSKPMAQIRIDESLANIPNVEIKVNLVSRPRFALLKKYSKTVIREKKVFRVIGPKSVVIDVLQKRGWIHVFESHYKSNRNCKFDLSYSEAILSLPNIIPDEGFYEYWSRCEKIILSLLCVQAPINLIWSNLRWVDTKLLIALNDPDVILNKIGEPYFTPKNILAKTLRTGHWFSQTDAAKVHFPRTYLVSEEVELEIFENDYHITACLGFLKFIVEKTEKGGINSLFNEYAWHIPFSTFEFAMKQVTELVKFDRDDSATGRNIVKWDWESFISYHLLLTSPGSTIIQAPPGKDIEKIIRKTKKIISEVSLVAPDRNIDGSRNIWILKPKHSQCGKGIVLSNRLDNIRQAVSKDYLVQKYIERPLLILNAKGDIRQFLLVTSILPLKIWMYKECYVRLSTQVFNLDNLDPAIHVTNFSVQKDYVVDPRRNPQLPTYNMLDTKSFQRYLQIIGKPKAWRQRIYPGMKRTIIACLLANQEHFIQKPNNFELFGADFIVDEDCTPWLLEINQNPHLAPSTPVTAKLCPQLVEDVFKVVLDRKENPRVDTGSFELIYNQSVTSIPRNKKYFFIQGQRFSHDTIRREMYQHLASLANP